From the genome of Rhizobium sp. ZPR4:
CGGATGGCTGAGCTTATGCGGTGAACGGGCCGGCCGACAATCCGCACGGGCGCGCTGATGCGCCATGAAGTGCTTCTCTGCATATCCTGCAGCTGCTTTGACTTGGCGACAAGCTGAGCTTCCAACGACGCTAGCTTAGCCTCCAGATAAATCGCCCGCTCCTGCGTTTTGGTGTGCTCCTCCGTCCTTGAGACGCGCCCTTCAGCTAGAAGGCTCAACCTTTCGGCTTCTCTGTTCAAAGCTTCGGCAGCGGCGCACCGCGCTTCCATCTCCAATGCAGACCGTTCCGCTTTGCTGATACGGGCATCGGCGACTTCCTGCACTTTTACCAAATGTTCCAGGGCCTCTGTCAGCTGATGACCTTGTTCATCGAGCGAAGCCCGGAGCTTGGACGACGCTAATTCACACCATGCCGAGTTTTCACTGAATTGAACATGATCGAACACATTTGGAGGAGCCTCAAAGGCTGGTACCAATTCAGGATGCTGAGGCGAGACGTAAAAGCGATTGAGTCCATCGAAGTAGACGAACTTGTAACCTGCCTCGAGAAGAATGCGATCAGCTGTCGCGAAGTGTACTTCCTGGCTCATGGGCACCGTGGCTTCGATCACGATGATCCATGGCTCGATCGCAGCGGGATCCCAACCTTGGAGCACCGCCTCTTCCAGACCTTCGACATCGACTTTCAACCAATGCACCGGTTTGTTGTTCAAGAAAGCCAATGCTGTGCGCAGCGGCAACACAGGGACCTGCAATTTGCTGCCCTCGAAGCCATGAAGTTCGCGATGGCTGCGCGCATAGACATCGACAGCTGTGCTCAAGCCGGTATCCGGAAATATATTCAATTCCAACGAGCCCGCTTCTGCGCCCAATGCGATTTGCAGCACGGTTTCGTCTGGCCTCTCGGCGCGCAGCAGATCAGCATATTGTGGTACGGGTTCAACGTGAACTCCGCGCCAGCCTCGGTCGTAGAATGCCTTGCTGACAGAATCGATGACAGGATGCTGGGCACCTACATCAATATAACATCCGTTCACAACATGCCTGAGGGCACGCCAAAGCATGACATCCTCAAAATTCTGCGCAAAAGAGGTAAAGCTCTCCATGATGTACTTCTGTCACTCACGTTTCTACGGGTGTTCGCAATATCGGCGGCCAGACGGGACGTGGGGCATCCCGACCTGGCCTATTGTTCCGGAATGGAGGTATTAGTGGAACGATAGCTTGATATTCACCGACACGGGCGGCAATCGGGCGGGAATATTGCGAATGATTGCAGATTTATTGCTGTTCGAATCGCCGGACAATGCCTGCGAGTAAATCTGCGATCGATGAGTTGATCCTGGAGTGAATCATGCAGTTGAAGCTGATTCAAAGCCAATCTTGGAAGGGTGGATAGCGAGAATACCGGCGATGATCTTGATGCTACAGCGCATTCCCGCTGAGATTGAATCTCATGGTGAGATCTTTACCAGCTACAGTATCGGTATCAATAATCGAACCATCACGGTCACTCATCGCGGTGCATGGATAGCATTGAGGCTGGTCTCCGTATGCCAATCCCTGCGGTCTATGTTGACCAATCGGAATTCGGAGCGATCCGGATGCGAAGCAGGATTACATAAGCAAACGGCAGATAGAAAGTTATGTGGCTTTACCCAGAATGCATCGGAACATCCAAGTCCGTTGTGTCCCATCCATTTTAGTCACGTCGGCATGAGTCCATCGATTTTCTGCATCAGAAAGTCGGAGAAATATCATATATCGATGACGACAAGTACGATCATTGGCATATTTGTCTGCCAAAAAATGTCATCTTCCAGTTGAATTTCGGTATATCGACCCGAGATCGAGTTAGGAACTGTATCTATTTTATATTGACCAATGTTATGGAAATGATAAGTGTTGCGAACAATTAGTATGGTTTCATATTGTTCGTTTCTGAATATTTCGGCATATTTCGGCTCGAGAACAAAGAATTCTATTGGTTTCTGCCTGCGATAATATTGCAACAGCCCCGCGCGTCCGATCACACAGATCTCCGTCAAGCTGACATTATCACTTCTCCCATGGGGTAGCCTCTCCGTAGGTTAAAGGGGTGGAGTCGCAAACTCCTCACTGTTTAAAGATGAACGGGCAGATAGGGCTTTGACCGCCCTTACAAACGACTCAATTAATTGGAGAAAATATGGCTATTAAAAGTATTCTTCTTGGATCGGCCGCGGCTATTGTATCCTTTACGGGAGCATATGCAGCGGATGCTGTTGTCGCTGCCGAGCCGGAACCGGTGGAATATGTCAAGATCTGCGATGCCTTCGGACCCGGATACTTCTTCATTCCTGGCTCTGAAACATGCCTCAAGATCGGTGGTAAGGTTCGGACCGAGGGAGAGTGGTACAACGCCTATAATCCAAGCGGCAAGAGAGGCACATTGTGGCATACTCGCGCCGAGCTGCAGCTTCAGACGGCGACGGATACAGAATACGGCCGGCTGAAGACGAATGCGGAGCTGCGTTGGGATTGGAACGACGGCAATTCGACCACTACCAAGTTGCTGCATGCCAGCATCAGCCTTGGCGGCTTTACGGTTGGCAAGGAAGACTCTCAATACAATGCATTCATCGGTTACGCCGGCGATGTCATTAACGATGACGTTGTTTACGACGGCCCTTACGAGCTCAATCAGCTGACTTATAAATATGATGCCGGAAACGGCTTCACCGCTGTTATCTCGCTCGAAGACTCCAACTCATCCTCCGACGCCAGCAGCTATAATGGTGCATGGGTTACCTCGGAATCGAACCACTACGCACCGGACGTCGTTGCCGGCGCTGGTTTCAAGTCAGGGGCGTGGTCATTCAAGGTCGTTGGCGGTTATGATTCCATCGTGGAAGAAGGCGCGGTCAAAGCTCGAGTCGATGCCGATTTTGGCATCTTCACAGCCTTCCTGATGGGCGGCTGGAACACCGATGGCTCCAAGCTGAACAAGTATGCGGGTTCGAACCTTGATACATCGGCTTGCCCGACCAATCAGGGCTATCTCTGCGGCTGGGGTGACTGGGCTGTCTGGGGTGGCGTTGGCGTTCCGATCAACGAAAAGCTGAAGTGGAATCTCCAGCTCGCTTACACCGACTCGAAGATTTTCGAAGCCACGACAAACCTCAAGTTCAACCCGGTCAAGAATCTGCTCGTCGAGCCGGAAGTTACCTACACCAACTTCGATTCTGTGAACAAGGATCAGTGGGCCGGTATCCTGCGCTTCCAACGCAGCTTCTAACATGACCTGACTGACCCCTGGTCGTGAACGGGAGAGGGCCTGAAGTAATTCCGGTCCTCTTCCACCCTTTATCGAGTTGCACTCGATTTCATAGATCCATTTCTTCGTGAAGTGGAACCAAGCTCGACGTGTCCCGCGACGCGGCCCGTAGTACACCGGGTGCCGTTGGACTGAGCTGCGTAGGCAACGACGTACATTCGTACACAAGTCAATCGATGTGGCTAAAGCATCGACCTCCGTTACATCTCCATCGCGCTCTTATCCGTATCAGCGATGAACGGTGGGTGCGGGCGGGACGTTGGCGCCCGCACCCTCCTCTTCGGCCGGTCTTTTGGTCCGGAGGAGGGACAGCACAAAGACGAAGAAGACCGGGACGAAGAAGACGGCAAGGATTGTCGCCGAGATCATGCCGCCGAGGACGCCGGTGCCGATCGCGTTCTGGCTGGCGGCACTGGGGCCTGTGGCGATCGCGAGCGGCACGACGCCGAGCGTGAAGGCAAGCGACGTCATCACGATCGGGCGGAAGCGGACACGCGCCGCCTCGACCGCCGATTCGAGCAGGGACTTGCCTTGGGCATAATAATCCTTGGCGAATTCCACGATCAGAATGGCGTTCTTTGCCGACAGGCCGATGATCGCAATGAGCCCGACCTTGAAATAGAGGTCGTTCGGCATGTCGCGCAGGATCGCCGCCAGCACGCATCCGATAATGCCGAGAGGCACGACAAGCATGACCGACAGCGGGATCGACCAGCTTTCGTAGAGGCCCGCCAGCAGCAGGAAGACGAAGAGGATGCTGAAGGCGAACAGGATCGGCGCCTGATTGCCGGAGGAGATTTCCTCGCGCGACTGGCCGGACCACTCGTAGCCGAAGCCTTGCGGAAGTTCGGATGCGAGGCGCTCCATCTCGGCAATCGCGGCACCCGACGACTTGCCTACCCCTGCTTCCCCGGTGATGCGGATCGTCGGATAGCCGTTGTAGCCGACGATCTGCGGATCGCCCTTGCGCCAGTCGGCGGTCGCAAACGACGAGAGCGGCACCATTCCACCGCTGGCATTGCGGACGTTCAGCTTCATCATATCCTCGACCTGCATGCGGCTGCGGCCGTCCGCCTGTACGATGACCTGCTGCATGCGCCCTGCATTGGGGTAGTCGTTGATGTAGGACGAGCCGAGGTTCGCCGTAATGGCATCGTTGATGTCGGTGAAGCTGACGCCGAAGGTGTTCGCCTTCTCGCGGTCGATCGCAAGCACGATCTGCGCGGCTTCCTGCATGCCCTCGACGCGGACATTCGTCACCACGCTGCTCTTCGCCGCCTTTGCCATCAGCTCGTCTGCGGCCTGCTTGAGAGCTTTCTGTCCGCGCCCGGCGCGGTCCTGAAGCCGGAAGGAAAAGCCGTTCGTCGTGCCGAAGCCATCGATTGCCGGCGGCGAGAGCGCATAGGAGGTGGCATCCTTCAGGCTGGCGAACTGTGCATTGACGCGCTCGGCGATCTCCGGCACCGAGCTGCCGGCCGGCCGCACGCTCCAGTCCTTGAGCGTGACGAAAGCGATGGCCGAGTTCGGGCCGTTTCCGGAGAAGCTGAAGCCTTGCACGGCGAAGATGTTTTCGACGGCCGGTTCGGCCCTGAAAATCGCCTCGATCTGCTTCAGCGACGCAATGGTGCGGTTGGCGCTCGCCTCCGGCGGCCCCTGAACGTCGACGATCAGGATGCCCTGATCCTCCTCCGGCACGAAGGAACCCGGCAGGTTGACGAAAAGATAGCCAAGGCCGACGGCGAGCGCGAGATAGACGGCCATCACGCGTCCCGAGCGGCGCGCAAGGCCGGCAGCGGTCTTGGTGTAGCCTGCTGTCATTCGGTCGAACTTGCGATTGAACCAGCCGCCGAGACCTTTCTTCTCGTGGTGATTTCCATCGATCGGCTTCAGGAATGTGGCGCAAAGCGCCGGGGTCAGTGACAGAGCCAGGAAGGCCGAGAACATGATCGAGACGACCATGGTCAGCGAGAACTGGCGATAGATGATGCCGGATGCGCCGGGGAAGAACGCCATCGGGATGAAGACGCAGGACAGCACCAGCGTAATGCCGAGGATGGCGCCGGTGATCTGCTTCATTGCCTTCTGTGTCGCGGCTTTCGGCGGCAGACCTTCCTCGGCCATGATGCGCTCGACATTCTCGACCACGACGATCGCGTCGTCGACGAGGATGCCGATCGCAAGCACCATGGCAAACATGGTCAGCACGTTGATGGAGAATCCCGTCGCATACATGATGGCGCAAGTGCCGAGCAGAGCGACAGGAACGACGAGCGTCGGGATGAGCGTGTAGCGGAAGTTCTGCAGGAAGACGAACATCACGATGAAGACGAGCACGATCGCCTCGATGAGGGTGTGCACGACCTTCTCGATCGAGGCGTTGACGAAGGGACTGGTGTCGTAGGGTATCGAATACTCGACGCCCTTCGGGAAGAACTTCGACAGCTCGTCCATCTTCGTCTTGATCGCCTTCGACACGGCAACGGCGTTGCCCGTCGAAGAAAGCTGGATGGCGAGGCCGGCGCTCGGATTGCCGTTGAGCCGGCTTGCGGTCGAATAGGCTTCCGCGCCATCTTCGACGCGAGCGATATCCTTCAGACGTACCGTCGAGCCGTCGGGATTGGCCCGAAGGATGATGTCGCCGAATTGTTTTGCGTTGTTGAGCTGGCCCTCGACGATCACGGTCGCGGTCAGATCCTGGCTGACCGGGTTGGGCATGGCGCCGATCTGGCCTGCGGCTACCTGCGCGTTTTGCGCAGTGATCGCCGCGCTGATGTCGGCGGCCGTCAAATGAAGGCCAACCATCTTGTCCGGGTCGATCCAGACGCGCAGCGCGCGCTGCGAGGCGAAGACCTGGGCGCGGCCGACGCCGGGAAGACGGCGCAGCTCGCCGAGGATGTTGCGGTTGATGTAGTCGCCAAGCGCGATCTCGTCCATCTTGCCGTCGGTCGAGGTCAGGGCCGCGATCAGCAGGAAGCCGGCGCTGGCTTCCTCGACCTGGATGCCTTGCGTGCGAACCGCCTGCGGCAGCCGCGCCTCGACGCGGCGGACGGCGTTTTGAACGTCGACCGTCGCCTTGCCGATATCGGTTCCCGAGACGAAGGTGGCGTTAATGCCGACCGAGCCGGAATTATCCGAGGTCGACTCGAAATAGGCGATGCCGTGGACGCCGTTCAGTTCCTCCTCGATCAGCCGGGTAACCCCCTGATAGATTTCCTGCGGCGAAGCGCCGGGGTAGGAGGCGGAAACGGAAAGCTGCGGTGGCGCAACGGCCGGATATTGCGCGACCGGCAATAACGGGATCGTAATGATCCCCGAGATCATGATGAAGAGTGCAAAGACCCATGCGAGGACGGGTCGCCTGATAAAGAACTGTGCCATGACTTGATTACTTTGCAGCCTGGTCTGAGGTGTTCGGATCGGCGCTTTGCGGCGTCCACGGTTCGGCGACGACCTTGCCGCCGGGCGTAACCTTCTGGACCCCGTCGGCGATGATGGTTTCGCCGTCCTTCAGTCCGGAAAGGACGATCCATTCGGCGCCAAGAGACGCGCCGAGGGCGATGTTGCGCACCTGCGCCGTTTGATCGGGAGCGAGCACCAGGATCTGCGGGTTGCCTTCGGCATCTCTGATCACTGCCCTTTGCGGGATGGTGATGCCGCTTTTCTGGACGGCCTGCTCGATGCGCACGCGGACATACATGCCCGGCAGAAGATCACCCTGCGGATTGGGGAATTCCGCACGCAGCGTGACCTGCCCCGTGTTGGGGTCCACATTCACGTTTGAAAACAGGA
Proteins encoded in this window:
- a CDS encoding FkbM family methyltransferase yields the protein MESFTSFAQNFEDVMLWRALRHVVNGCYIDVGAQHPVIDSVSKAFYDRGWRGVHVEPVPQYADLLRAERPDETVLQIALGAEAGSLELNIFPDTGLSTAVDVYARSHRELHGFEGSKLQVPVLPLRTALAFLNNKPVHWLKVDVEGLEEAVLQGWDPAAIEPWIIVIEATVPMSQEVHFATADRILLEAGYKFVYFDGLNRFYVSPQHPELVPAFEAPPNVFDHVQFSENSAWCELASSKLRASLDEQGHQLTEALEHLVKVQEVADARISKAERSALEMEARCAAAEALNREAERLSLLAEGRVSRTEEHTKTQERAIYLEAKLASLEAQLVAKSKQLQDMQRSTSWRISAPVRIVGRPVHRISSAIRENRITSGIKRRIKALISLAAHFIRQRPYVKRLAVAVLNTSPALRSRIIGILIALPVSSVQPHIAGRASPLAPSSDWRPLTFNDLPVEARRIYLDLRAATEA
- a CDS encoding porin → MAIKSILLGSAAAIVSFTGAYAADAVVAAEPEPVEYVKICDAFGPGYFFIPGSETCLKIGGKVRTEGEWYNAYNPSGKRGTLWHTRAELQLQTATDTEYGRLKTNAELRWDWNDGNSTTTKLLHASISLGGFTVGKEDSQYNAFIGYAGDVINDDVVYDGPYELNQLTYKYDAGNGFTAVISLEDSNSSSDASSYNGAWVTSESNHYAPDVVAGAGFKSGAWSFKVVGGYDSIVEEGAVKARVDADFGIFTAFLMGGWNTDGSKLNKYAGSNLDTSACPTNQGYLCGWGDWAVWGGVGVPINEKLKWNLQLAYTDSKIFEATTNLKFNPVKNLLVEPEVTYTNFDSVNKDQWAGILRFQRSF
- a CDS encoding efflux RND transporter permease subunit: MAQFFIRRPVLAWVFALFIMISGIITIPLLPVAQYPAVAPPQLSVSASYPGASPQEIYQGVTRLIEEELNGVHGIAYFESTSDNSGSVGINATFVSGTDIGKATVDVQNAVRRVEARLPQAVRTQGIQVEEASAGFLLIAALTSTDGKMDEIALGDYINRNILGELRRLPGVGRAQVFASQRALRVWIDPDKMVGLHLTAADISAAITAQNAQVAAGQIGAMPNPVSQDLTATVIVEGQLNNAKQFGDIILRANPDGSTVRLKDIARVEDGAEAYSTASRLNGNPSAGLAIQLSSTGNAVAVSKAIKTKMDELSKFFPKGVEYSIPYDTSPFVNASIEKVVHTLIEAIVLVFIVMFVFLQNFRYTLIPTLVVPVALLGTCAIMYATGFSINVLTMFAMVLAIGILVDDAIVVVENVERIMAEEGLPPKAATQKAMKQITGAILGITLVLSCVFIPMAFFPGASGIIYRQFSLTMVVSIMFSAFLALSLTPALCATFLKPIDGNHHEKKGLGGWFNRKFDRMTAGYTKTAAGLARRSGRVMAVYLALAVGLGYLFVNLPGSFVPEEDQGILIVDVQGPPEASANRTIASLKQIEAIFRAEPAVENIFAVQGFSFSGNGPNSAIAFVTLKDWSVRPAGSSVPEIAERVNAQFASLKDATSYALSPPAIDGFGTTNGFSFRLQDRAGRGQKALKQAADELMAKAAKSSVVTNVRVEGMQEAAQIVLAIDREKANTFGVSFTDINDAITANLGSSYINDYPNAGRMQQVIVQADGRSRMQVEDMMKLNVRNASGGMVPLSSFATADWRKGDPQIVGYNGYPTIRITGEAGVGKSSGAAIAEMERLASELPQGFGYEWSGQSREEISSGNQAPILFAFSILFVFLLLAGLYESWSIPLSVMLVVPLGIIGCVLAAILRDMPNDLYFKVGLIAIIGLSAKNAILIVEFAKDYYAQGKSLLESAVEAARVRFRPIVMTSLAFTLGVVPLAIATGPSAASQNAIGTGVLGGMISATILAVFFVPVFFVFVLSLLRTKRPAEEEGAGANVPPAPTVHR